TTCAATGTGCTCCCTGTCTTAGTGCATAAAAAGACGCCAATATTGCATTAACGGACACTTCCACATATTACGATAAACGTCTCTTTTTTCACGTCTTTATCCGCAAAATCTTTCATTTGGAATCGATCTCCTAACTCCATACGCGCGTTAAAAACCATTACatttcgttaaaggcatcactccatgaatctcgggtggtgcgagtttcaggtgggttatgcatatacgaagtcgtagattacggagagcagggtgattccgtctacttcttcctaattgcagtaaaaaaacggcccgaaaaatacgacttcgggcgttccggcgcgctattttctacaaagaattcgattggagcgcgccagccttgtgcatgcgccgcatcttcgtggccgttttttttaacgggaattaggaaaaaatggacagaatcaccattctcttcataatctagaACCCCGTATGggaactctccacctaaattccgcaccaccccagattcactgggtgatgcgtttaatgTTGAAAAACACACTGCCAAAGCAAGCACTCTTGTCGTTTTAAACAATTTCTGATGTCGGCTTTACCCGAAAATAAATCTTCTTCGCCAAATAATCGAATATTCCGATATTTATGAAGTCCTATTCCGTTTAGTATGATCGTTGCTTTCGTTGCACTTCTTCTTATTCCAGTAGTATTTACTCAAGGTACGCTtaatctttttcatttattttttggctAATAATCTCTGCTGTTCTAGGTACTCGCATCTGTAAAGACTGCACAACTGGCGACTGTGTGTCGCCTTCTGATAGGGATATGCTGACGAATTCCCTTAACAATTTTGAGAAGGCGAGCATAATTCTAAGATTTAATCCGAAACCCACATCCTTGACCTGGAGCTGGTTATTATTCACGGATGCCCAAATAAGTAGTCTTCGTTCCGCGCAACTCGAAGAAGGAGGTTGTCTGAGAAGTGTTCTGAACACAATTGCGTACTTTTTCCAAAGCAGACATTTATCGGGAGGCGGCGCTGAAGTAATACCAGAGTTGTTTGATGCTGCTGTTTCACTCTTGGAAGTGTTGTCGACTTCTTGTCCTCTTTCTCAAGAGAAAAATGCACTTCGAGGTCTTGCCTCTGGAATCAGAAGTAAAGTGTCAGAAGTCAGTGGTATTGGTGCTTATAAATGGGAAATAGAGGAATTCTTGTCGATCGTAAAAGCTGTTaatggaaaatatggaaatgtgGTTCCCCGTTGCCCCAGAGTCGAACACAGAACGGCTTTGAAAGAGATTGAAGATTTAtactgaaatgttttttttttcttttatgaagCACTGTTAAATGTTATTTGAATTATGGTTGATCAATAAACGTGTAAGCAAACCATTCCAACATACAGAAGATTTTAGATAAATatcacggtcgatggttcgaaaccgccctagtgcaaaccaagacCATCAACCTAGATGGAtctggtaccaaacttgtttcggaggataaaaacaccggcTTGGCATATCGGCcaacccccgcaagtcattgtttgggccaaaacgcgttccaaaaccgcAACgcttacgaattgcagtaaaaacgtgttggcgcatcccaagtcgattgatacgccagtgattttactttactttacttcaaCGTGTAATAGAAGTGCTATTCTTACATCAGCGACGATGCCCTTTAATAAGGTGTTACAGTATGAAAAATCACACATTAGTTGTCCGAATACGCTTTCTAGAGATCATGATTATTTGAAACTGAGACAGCCAGCTCCTTATATCAATAAAAAACCCACTCTATTTTCACTTAGAACACTTGttcataaaaaagaataaaaataaaaaatgaaaatgataaaaaatagtagtaatattaaagaaaataatgtgaagaaaGCATCAAAACAGATTATTTGCTGTATGCTGTTGTTCAACTTACTTTACTACTTAGTAAGATTTTGAGCGATTGATAACAACAGGTCTTCATTCGAGAGCGAATAAGCATAGGAACAATTAGAAAACGCTTACGACAACGTTCGTCATAGGACCAACTTAGACGATCGCACAACTTCACATCTGATCGAAAAACTGAACCCACTTCGCCAAAGGTTTACTACGAGTCCAGAGAACCCACACATTGTTGATCTTCAACTGGCCGTTGCGAATAGAGTTCCTGTAGGCTACGAGCGACGTTCTTCCGATTTTCTGACAAATTTTTCGGACTAGGTGATTTTTCGTATTCTTTGAACAGCGCGTGAAAAATTGCTTTGAACTTTCCGACAAAATTGTTCGAGTCACTAGTTGATTCCTCTCCTTCCTCTTTATTCATTCTTAATTAATTACCATCAAATTGACGTCAGTTTCGAACGAGTGCGCTGAACAAAAACTATATTTCGTCCACAAAAATTTACGGTCAAAAATAGATATTGATGAATATGAAAGTGTCATCGAAGGATCGCTTTTCTCTTAGCTTCTATGAGGAGAAAACAaggtaacaaataaaaacgatGAGATCAACTGGGGAAAAAATTAGAGTAGGAAATGCGAAGCATTCTTATCCATTTATTAAAGTTTGTGTGAAATTAAAGAATCTCTCTATTAGTTCTTTTTACGACGAGATTTACTGTCTGATAGATAAAACCTACGAAGATTAAAATCGGCGTAATCACAATTTTTACGTGGTGCGGAACCTACAGCGAAAGCGCAATGTTCGGACAGTAGagtgcgaaaccttacgtgtggattcgctcatctttccctaatcgtcgtaaaaaaaaacgacgtgaaaaccgctttagttcttgcggcgaggtacgttagaacgtggcTCTTATGTTCcggatctgaggtgatacgttTTAGGTGGAGCATTCGACCCCACGGAATCGTGTTAGGTGATACGGGGATTTTGTATGCTGGAGTATTGTCGTAAAAACGCCCAGGAAGATTTGATGGACGTCTGCAGGAAGTTTACAAGGAGCACGCTCCAGCTAGAAGTACGTACTAAAAACCACGTACACGCCAAAAAAGAGGTTCTGCTCTTCATCTGGTGGAGCGTACACGGCGTCGAATACTGGGAGCTGCCTGCAGAGGGATGCACAGTGACCGCAGACGTCTACATTGAGCAACTGAGGAATTTAACGgcaaatctcgaaaatgcacGCCTGCAGCAGCACGAAATCTACTTCCGGCACGAAAACGCTCGGTCGCACATTGCAAGAACGACCAAAGTTGAAGTTATGCTGGACCATTTTACAACACCCACAGTATTCCCCGGACCTGGCTCCCTCCAAttaccaccttttttcctatctccaACGTCATCTGGATGGGCAAGACTTCCAAATCCACGATGACATCAAAAAGGCACTCGAACAGTTCTTCAAGGATCAGTCCCGAGCGTTCTGGGGCAAGGGCATCTACGACCTAAATGTTGGCAGAAGATCATCGATGCCAACGAGGCATACTTCAAATAATCAACAGTTATCGTTTAAAAATTGCAAGATGAATagaaatattgtcaatttgtccgagaacttttgACTCAATCTAATATTTATTACAGAACACTTGTAAATAAGAAGAGCAATATTAAGAAGGAGCACGCAACAAAACAGATTATTTGCTGTTGTTTCCCGCTGTTCGGCTCAGTTACAAGGATACGAAATCGCTGTAATAAGCAGTAATTACTAGTGACAAGGCATTTCCTGCACTACTGCATATTCGAAGGGTTTCAGCCGTCCAACTGCTCCTGGTAAGTGAAGTAGTGCTTCTGGATGAACTTATAGGATTGTTGTTAACTTGCAGCTTCTATATAACCTTAATCTTATGATCTGTTTTATCGAAACTCATCGAAAGATTTCTTTAGAGTTCGCAGTCATCCAACTGTTcggtattattatttttattgccgTGGGGATTCTTTGTAAACTTATTCCTACGTTGATTTGTTGAACGTCCCCTTTCATTCCCTATTTTCACTAAATTCACAGTTGACAAGGATCTCTCATCTCGACAAATTTCCCGATAAACATctggaaaaattaatattttcccAGTGACAAGGGGTGCAGTTTAGGCGGTTCTATTTGCGTTCGCAGCAGATGCGACATGACGGTGGCGAGCTGAGTTGTTCTAAAGATTTtctagagagaaaaaaaaattcttagtgTTCAATTCACGTCaagtattctttcttttccgcGACGTTAACATCTTTTGCATTCGAATGAGAATCCAAATCGAATTAGCGTTGCACTTGCCGTGTCGCGCGGCGAAAAGCTGGCGCGACGGAGAATTAACAAATTCGAGGAAATCTCCGAAAATGAGTCACATACGGCGCGGCGCGGAGGAGCATCGCCGCCGCAGCTGCCGCATCCTCTCGCTGCCCTCAATTCGACCGCTGCCAGTCCCCGTCGCACgtacggacggacggacgcaCGTACGGACCAACCTCCTCCCACTCAGAGCAACCCATTCAACCTGGACTCACCTTTCTAAAATCAAACtcggttttttcttccccGGCGTGGATatttcgtaagaaaaaaactttccacGCCCCAAGAACCTTGTGTGTACTTCGCTAACCTTTgtcggagaaaaagaaatttctttgtacTCAGGAAAACAGCGTCAATCCAGAACTCCCTCTCACCTTCACTTTACACCTGCGCTGGCTTTTTGGCACAACGCCAATGTGCGCTGTAATTGCACTATGCCTAGACCTTAAACAATGTTCATTCGTGTATTTAgcttaaaatttttctatttagttttcttttcgcttttgtTTTAGTAAATAGCTGTAATCTAACCCGTATTAATTCATCAtgtatttctggaagaattccTCTACGctctctttcttattttcgacttttctcATCATTTAACTCATTTCAtcacttctttctttaattaatcaatttattttacttgttcTTGTATTTTACTtgcttactttatttatttatttattttacttgacCCACTTAGATTTTTCCGATTCTggatgtgattttttaaaatttcatgtgAAAAATGTTGACATGCTTGCTTgagatttcaaatatttgaagcaTAACTTTTCTTTGGCAGCTGTTTCTCTACGAGACGAGAAATTTCTCATCCATAAGTTTTTCTGGTTCCTTGAATGttgttttcctctcttttctctctctctctctctctctttacttcatgaaattcttcttttcaaaacgCGTACATCACAACAGTTTGGAGATTTGCCTCATCGCTCGTGGATCCTACTAATCTCCATCTGATAAACGTCtctgttggagaaaaaattcctcaaagAATCTTGAGGAACGATCTCCTTCCCAGATCACGCTAGCATATTGAACGTGGGATCATCGGACACGAAGAGTTTAAAGCTCTTAATCTTGTTCGTGTTGGTTTTATCGACCAAGCAACGGTTTCATCTTCAGAGATGctttaatttcattctttcttgtAAATTCCTTGTTGTGCTTCGCCGTTTCTAATTTCTCCCCGTTTTTATTTGCTCtcacatttctttccttttcaaagATTGTTAGGGAAGAGTCAACCTTCGATGACAGTCTAACTTtcatcaacatttttctttgatagtaaatttttgttttttgaaaatgaagttttgtttttttttttccagcgcaCTCATTCAAAAATGACGTCACTTTGATGGTAATTAATCAAGAATGAATAATGGGGAAGGAAAGGAGTCGACTAGTGACTCGGGCAGTTTTGTCGGAAAATTTGAAGCGATTCTTCATACGTTGTTCGAGGAGTACGGGAAAAAATCATCCCGTCCGAAAAGTTTGTCAGAAGATCAGAAAAATATCGCTCGTTGCCTACAAGAACTTGTCAGTACTGGGGAACTGAAGATTGACAATGCGTGAGTTTGATGATCCGATTGATCCCTGTCATCTCTGGATTTGTCTTCTCATATGTTTTTGTGGAATGTTTCAAAACAGAAGTGTTATTTTTAAGAACGAGaggaattgatttttgacattttcgcattcatactttttattttctattttttagctCAAAGGTTATTTTCAACATTCTCTTTAACCCCTTAGGTGGCGAGCACTTGTACAAAAGTTCATTCCATTACGTATATATACGTCATAAGCGTTAATGGGGTTAAAGAGCCGGttaaatagagaaaaatccgATTTAACTTCGCAGAATTTTGAAGCTGTAATATCTAATTTGTTCAACAGAAATAGACGTACTTCTTTAAACTTAATGTCGCCCTTATTTTTCGAAGttaataatcaaatcagtcaGGGCCccaaggcctaagcattagtcatACAGGATCcctgacatgtaaactaaaggtAAGTTAGAacgtcgggaaataagggcaccaTTGAGTGCCTcgccccaactacattttcccctcaTATGTACTTTACATTGACTCATTATTGCACACAGCTGTACTTTCATTCATACTACCCATCATTACTGACTTTTCTGCTTTTATTaattctctttattttattcatttaactctcttcttattcttttatccaaaatttttaaacgtttttacAGAGCCTCCGAAACAACATCATTATGTGACGGGTTCATCGGCGACTGGGAGTCTACCGGCATTAAGTCAGCAGCTGTACAGCAGCTTATTGCGCTGCTTAACCGCCCGCATGTTCGGGTAAGATCATTAAAGCCGATTCGATAGAGAAATTGCATAGTCAGTTGGCATCGTTGAACAACGTCGACTATTGCTGTTGGTGATGAGATCGCTCAGATCTCGTCACTAACAACAATAGTCGATGTTCAATTGATCACGATGAATGATAACAACATGTTTGTTGTTCTgtctttcttatttcattgtttACTTCTTTGCTAGTACATATTTTTAAGCTTCGCTTGAAATCTTGGCAGAGAGCTTTGTAAAACAAGTGTTGCTAGTTGTTCTTATGAATTCATCTCTTCAGCAAGCGTCAGTTTAATATGTGTAGTAAATGACCTTGGATTTCTTAATAACTGTAATTACTACCAACTTGTGATCTACTCTAACTGCAGAATAACGCTCTAAAGCACAAATTCGTTGTTTTCCTCAATTCATATCaatattttgcagaaatacgTATGTGCACTGCTAGTTATTTTtgcaaacagtttttttttcagtaattaGGACCAATTTTTTGTCACCATGATTAAGATTTGTTCAGGGTGTGTTAATCAGCGCAGAAGATATTTCATCTAATCGATATCTGCCAAGATTGCCATCTGTTCCTTTCGAAGTTGACGAAGACGAGGGAATTGTTGTCAAAGTTGTGAGTTTACTGGATCTGTTTCAGTAATGTTATCTTATGTTGAGCTGCACTTTACTGTTTAACAAGAAAGTCTGTAATTTAAAAAGTGTTAACTGTTTCTACCCCGAATGTGCGTCACttagtttattttcatttatttattgttgttatacACATttattgcatattttctttctagaagaaaGGTTCTAGAACCTCTTCGCGAATGTTTTGATTGCGAATCCTTGCAGAACTGCTTATTTTAGGTGCGAATCGTGAAACGAGACGAAACACTAGGAGCAACAATAAGAAACGATCACGGTAAAATTTATATCGCTCGATTAATCGCTGGTGGTGTAGCGGCACGGAGTGGCTGTATTCAGGTTTACCTTTCACGAATATCACATGTTATGTACAACAATAACGGTGTTGTTTCAGGAAGGTGATCGAATTTTGGAAGTGAATGGTCTGCCTGCTTCTGATCTTTCCGTGGACGATGTGGCTCGGATTTTGAATCGGGTAGACAAGGGTAGTGTATCGTTGAAGTTGGTTCCTGCCGATATGTCAACACGGACTGAGAACGGGACTCCACATGTTTACCTGCGCGCTTTAGTaggtttcagttttttttttttcgtttgttgttgttatttttagtGTACTATAAGATATTTCCTATGTTGCTGGCTTTGTTCGtatcaaaacaaacaaaagttcATCACActcatcttctttttcgttttcattagGTTCCTGGTCGAACTCTCTgtgtaatgaagaaaaaaaaacattctcatCCGGTAAACTCGTATAAAAATCCGATTCCTTTGCGGTTTCTCCGAGCAGGAGAAGCACAAATAGTGGCCGAGCTTAGTAGAGACAAAATGAACcactattttctcatttctcatcCCCGTCACTTCGCTTTATCGGTAATTGATGAgcgttccttcttttcttccgaTATTTGATTCATTTTAGTTCGATTACAAAGGCAAAGAAGATAGTCGGCATCCTTGTCCTGAAGTGGCGCTTTCCTTTAACATAGGTGATATCCTAGAACTCTTAGCATGTAATGATGATCACTGGTGGCAGGTAAGGCGTTATTTCTTTGTGTAATTTGTGTCGGCTAGAAAATTTGTCATTTAAGGCACGACGTATTGGAAATGGTGCTTTTGCCAGCCTTGAGGATGGAAAAGGTAGTTGAGCGTTCTTTCATGGTTCTCGCTAAAAATGTTACCGATGAAATTTGTGTCACAGCATCGTCGCGCATAGGGATTATACCTTCTGAAGCGCTACAGCTCACGAAAAAAGTGTCAGAAAGTGAACAAAAGCCGACTGATGGTCAAGGATCGAGCCGATCCGGAAGTAATCACGAGGTATTGTTTGAATTTTAACCCCAATACTTCTCTAGATCATCGCTTTTCTTATGAAACATGAATCAATGAAGTGTGATAAATGGCACAGCTGGGAACGCTTTTTCTTCCATGCAGACGAATAAATCTTTTGACAAACAACACAattctaagatttttttgatgaatCGATTGCAAGGAAATACATGAAATGAAAGGGTTTAAGGAATATATTTGAGGTATTTTAgtgtttctattctattttcagTTCCGTTTCGGTGGTATTTTATAGCATAAGATCATATACGCAGAATTCAGAATTACTGCCATCTTAAATGCACAAAATACGATTGTTGGGATATTTTCTTTATGTCTTTGGCTTCTTCCTCAACAATACCACTAACGCCTGGCTGATGCttgtattttcaaattttctagattttggGAAAGGCTATCAGTGTCAAATCCacagtttttgttcttgatGATAGcataaaaagcaaaagcaaCGTATTTTCAGACAGATATCTACGAGTCTGTATGTCGACTATTTCCACGAACTGGTATTTCTAGAACGATAGTCCTTGTAGGACCACCAGGAGTTGGGAGGTACCTTTACCCCCATTCGATTTCCTCCATTTCCTTATATGTTACCGTTCAAGGAATGAATTAAAACGTCGCTTATTGTCCCGGTATCCGCGACGATTCACCACGACCGTTCCACATACGACTAGACCTAAGAGGTTTCTAAAGCATTTTTTGTCGGAAGGGAGTCCACAAAATACAACTTTTCCCCCTTTATTTTCAGAACTGGAGAAGTGGAAGGTGTGGACTATTATTTCACCGAAAGATCGGTCATGGAGAAAATGATCTACTCTGGACAAATGCTCGAATTTGGAGAGTTTCGGGGTATGCGCTAGTGTGTTGAAATTAGCAGCAAATCCTATTTTACGGTCGTTGTAGGGAACCTCTATGGAACTGCACTATGTTCTGTGCGGGATGCTCAACAGGCTGGAATTCCATTGATAACTCCTCACCCACTGGCGCTTCAACTACTAAGGACACATGAGTTCTTGCCTTTCATTGTATTCATTCAACCGCCTGATGCAGCCACCTTTAAGGTAAGTTTTATGCTGTGGATGCAATTAGAAATGGCGAAATAAGCTTCCtatctacgttttttttttgaaaggcaCCTGAACTGAAATCGAgctcaaagttttttttttaaacttcgaGCTCGATTTCAGTTCAGGTGcctttcaaaaatcttttctttttttcaaaatttttttcaaaaatcaaattcaaaaaagattttacaATATGTTCACTAGCGAATACAACTCATTGCTTTTGCTATTTAACTAGTGTAAAGTGTTCTTTGATATCCCTTAAAACATTCTTCCTTTGTTCCCTTGCGACACAACAAAGTATCGAATTCCCAGCCTAActtcttttacattttcaaatatcAGCACGCacgtatttatttcttccttgaaTCGTTACAAGGATGGATAATATCTCTAATACTCACAGATGAAGGAATCTTTGAAAACGGTTGTTTTTAAATGTCTTCATTAAAAATCAGGGAATTTTTAGAATACTCGAGGAGTGAATGCATCTCTTCCACGTGGCTCCTCTGGGCAGTCGAAAAGAACCAGTATAACAAGAATGTTTTCGGATGCAGAAATACAACAGATTATCGATGGTGGAACGATGCTTTACAAACAGTTTGTTCTAgttattttgaattattaatATGTTAAGAAAACGAATTGCCAAGAACTGAACAAATCCAGATATGGTCATCTTTTCGACGCTACTATCACTAATAAGGATCTCGAAGAAAGCACCACACAACTCATTCACCTGATCAATGAACTAGAGACAAAACCATCGTGGGTGCCGCTCAGTTGGGCAACAAACCTCTGCTCAGAAtgatctgtttttctttttctacttcaaATATATTGCTTTATAACACTGGTTCTGCGCTTGATGTACAGTCGAACTAATAAATAGGTGTCGATAGTTCAGTGAGAAATAGAGAGGTGTCTTGATGTGGCGTAGATTACGCAAAGGCTATGTAGAAGCCAGCGAAACAAAGCCGATGTACTGCTGCTAATTCAGTGCAATGGTAGGTCAGCAATTGCTGATCATCAAATCTGTTCCGCCGTTAATCTAACCGTTGCATACCTACGCCACATCAGCATCGCATCTTTTCTTACTGTTTATCAGCACCAGTTGTTTATGCTATATTTACCTATCGAAGTTGCATTATCTCTTGCCTCTGTTTACTATGTGAGATCGCcaatagctgtttttttttttgtcgattcttttttttagtgcttgtatttgtattttcctCCCGGCAGACCACTTGCCATTCATTCgggtttttgaagaaagtcaaatcttgtttcttgtttgttgttgACCAACAGTCAGCACTACGATATtatttgttggattttttttttttcgatgaaaatgaaataattgagtttaaaaaaagtttttgcaaTCTGTTGGGGGATCTCGCCGGCTGAGAATtgcaatttctgttttttatcctcacatTATTAAATAGTTCATGTTACGTGATGAAAGAAGTATTACAATCAAAGAATGGCCACTCCTCCCAGATCAGCTGTCTCTTTCATTGTGGATAAGtgctttgtgaagaaaaaactcccaAGCAATTATCCTGGAATCAAGTTCAACCAGCAGGTGATTTACCTAATTCTACGAGGCATTAAGAAATGACTTCTTGAACTAATCAATGGTATTAGTGATATTGTCATCCTTCATAATCACATTGCAATATCTTAACAAATAAgtcgcaaaaaagaaaaatgaccaAGTCAAACAAAGTCGATGACGACTCTATCACAGATAAACTGAACAAGCAAGAAtgagtgtaaaaaaaagtcagatcAGATCATCGAAAATAAGAGAGAGTGCCTAACTGCTATTAGATTATTTCGTCTTCGCTGTCGCTACTAGCGGCGTTGAGGAGTTCGGCAGCTTCAACTTGCGTCAGCAACGAGTATCGTGCAGCGGCTCGACAGCCGCTTGCTTCCCATCGCTCGAATGCTACACCATCTCCAAGACTGAAACACGTGCTTTCGAGCGGCACGATTGTTCTTGCATAGATGGTGGCGACATGGCCGAGTTATCTCGCTGTGTTGCATATAGTATATTTCTGCTGTCTGCTGGTGGTGAGGTACATGTTCGAGCGGCGGTTTCGAACACATATCCACCTTGTTGTCGTGTGCGATATACTGAACCGTCTCCACCACTGAAAGCCAGCTATCATTTTCGACCTCACGCACAACACTACAGCACTACCCATGCCATTACCCAAAAAAACATGCATCAGTAGTAACATCTACACCAAAAGTGTCTGGCTGACGGACTTGACTTTTCTGagagaatccaaaaaaaaaaaaagaataaaaagatgtCTTTAATATACTATACAAAACGCCGCGAacgtaataatagtaataataatgtgatATTGCTCGGGCAAAAAATTCGcttgtggaaattttcttaatCATTCTTAGAGTCCAGAGGACGCACACAGCTGACCTTCCCATACCAACGGTATGGAATTGGATTAGGATGAGTAAAGAAAGAGTATGAAAGAATACTATGATCCCTGAAGATTTGGAAGCGTCAAGTATGAAAGATGTGAGCTCTACAATCCTTTCAAAACGACCCAAACCCCGATGCAAATGCGCGGCCGCATGTGCTCGAAACGCTACGGTGAAGTTGAGTGGGTGGCTGCGATTGAGGTGGGACTCACGCTTGCTTCAGCCGGGAAACAGAGATGAGTAGAGGTCCTATTCCGATCGAATCCGCT
This window of the Necator americanus strain Aroian chromosome III, whole genome shotgun sequence genome carries:
- a CDS encoding hypothetical protein (NECATOR_CHRIII.G12773.T1) yields the protein MIVAFVALLLIPVVFTQGTRICKDCTTGDCVSPSDRDMLTNSLNNFEKASIILRFNPKPTSLTWSWLLFTDAQISSLRSAQLEEGGCLRSVLNTIAYFFQSRHLSGGGAEVIPELFDAAVSLLEVLSTSCPLSQEKNALRGLASGIRSKVSEVSGIGAYKWEIEEFLSIVKAVNGKYGNVVPRCPRVEHRTALKEIEDLY
- a CDS encoding hypothetical protein (NECATOR_CHRIII.G12774.T1), producing MLEYCRKNAQEDLMDVCRKFTRSTLQLEVRTKNHVHAKKEVLLFIWWSVHGVEYWELPAEGCTVTADVYIEQLRNLTANLENARLQQHEIYFRHENARSHIARTTKVEVMLDHFTTPTVFPGPGSLQLPPFFLSPTSSGWARLPNPR
- a CDS encoding hypothetical protein (NECATOR_CHRIII.G12775.T1), with product MNNGEGKESTSDSGSFVGKFEAILHTLFEEYGKKSSRPKSLSEDQKNIARCLQELVSTGELKIDNAASETTSLCDGFIGDWESTGIKSAAVQQLIALLNRPHVRGVLISAEDISSNRYLPRLPSVPFEVDEDEGIVVKVVRIVKRDETLGATIRNDHGKIYIARLIAGGVAARSGCIQEGDRILEVNGLPASDLSVDDVARILNRVDKGSVSLKLVPADMSTRTENGTPHVYLRALFDYKGKEDSRHPCPEVALSFNIGDILELLACNDDHWWQARRIGNGAFASLEDGKASSRIGIIPSEALQLTKKVSESEQKPTDGQGSSRSGSNHETDIYESVCRLFPRTGISRTIVLVGPPGVGRNELKRRLLSRYPRRFTTTVPHTTRPKRTGEVEGVDYYFTERSVMEKMIYSGQMLEFGEFRGNLYGTALCSVRDAQQAGIPLITPHPLALQLLRTHEFLPFIVFIQPPDAATFKNTRGVNASLPRGSSGQSKRTSITRMFSDAEIQQIIDGGTMLYKQYGHLFDATITNKDLEESTTQLIHLINELETKPSWVPLSWATNLCSE